A section of the Mycteria americana isolate JAX WOST 10 ecotype Jacksonville Zoo and Gardens unplaced genomic scaffold, USCA_MyAme_1.0 Scaffold_130, whole genome shotgun sequence genome encodes:
- the LOC142403172 gene encoding uncharacterized protein LOC142403172: protein MEGCCTVAVSLELSSLFPTLLQLSTKEVVAIWDAVSAYILGQLKLDKGVVVTGLGTFAMVQERFLGEEEAYVVRRPVFRLDIDVLCVQELAFPTVVIPDDVKIKPLNYKWLSQATSLPRHVVEDCVQETILLYSFQLRNRQHLAFAFKDIGVLSCKDDVLCMRFYYDCITGLESKASRIALLHTRLWMPAAAVSGGATTARGMQAAPAEAFPRFRFIVFSRAVAGAFSTWHKKAAESHKIRRRTGTGSCCPGAQGHPDKLLQRRAKFSLPVLPSQGPGTRQQDTRKKSSASVLPPCPGSSPGMKEAGRQEPAPPARPTAALPSSEGCRRALQEVWQMSAEWEQVKPRWQERREQAKAEWAAWEAWSAGEDRQPPQAFGPGGTWTPHPPAQPRRKEVNKRWRKAERPLPAEEMAAAAQLDRLQPDHLSPRAVQVLRRLEPHQARREIYRNVAENNRRHQEQQRQLPCTRCWYRSRGEGGRSDGCGSGC, encoded by the exons ATGGaaggctgctgcactgtggccGTCAGCTTGGAGCTGAGCAGCTTGTTCCCCACGCTCCTGCAACTCTCCACCAAGG AGGTTGTGGCTATCTGGGATGCTGTGTCTGCGTACATCCTGGGACAGCTGAAGCTGGACAAG GGTGTCGTGGTCACAGGACTCGGGACCTTCGCTATGGTCCAAGAGAGATTCCTCGGCGAAGAAGAGGCGTATGTGGTTCGAAGACCCGTCTTCCGGCTGGACATTGATGTGTTATGTGTGCAGGAGCTCGCGTTCCCCACAGTGGTTATCCCTG ACGATGTCAAGATCAAGCCGCTGAACTACAAGTGGCTATCGCAAGCCACCTCCTTGCCGCGGCACGTGGTGGAGGACTGTGTGCAAGAGACCATACTCTTGTACTCCTTCCAGCTGAGGAACAGGCAGCACCTCGCCTTCGCCTTCAAGGACATTGGCGTTTTGTCCTGCAAAGACGATGTCCTGTGCATGCGGTTTTATTATGACTGCATCACAGGGCTGGAGAGCAAGGCCAGCCGGATTGCACTGCTGCACACT AGGCTGTGGATGCCAGCTGCAGCTGTCTCCGGTGGAGCGACCACCGCTCGGGGgatgcaggctgctcctgccgAGGCGTTCCCGAG GTTTCGGTTCATTGTCTTCAGCAGAGCAGTGGCTGGGGCTTTCTCCACCTGGCACAAGAAGGCTGCAGAAAGTCACAAGATCAGAAGACGTACGGGAACGGGTTCCTGCTGTCCAG GTGCACAGGGGCATCCTGACAAGCTGCTGCAGAGGCGGGCAAAGTTTTCCCTCCCTGTGCTGCCAAGCCAGGGGCCAGGCACGAGGCAGCAAGACACGCGGAAGAAGTCTTCTGCCAG TGTGCTCCCGCCATGTCCAGGCAGCTCCCCCGGGAtgaaggaggcaggcaggcaggagccagctcctccagccagGCCCACCGCTGCACTCCCGTCCTCTGAAGGCTGCAGGAGAGCGTTGCAG GAGGTCTGGCAGATGTCTGCAGAGTGGGAGCAAGTGAAGCCGAGGTGGCAAGAGCGGCGGGAGCAAGCAAAGGCAGAATGGGCGGCGTGGGAAGCCTGGTCTGCAGGGGAGGACCGACAGCCGCCCCAG GCATTTGGGCCTGGAGGCACTTGGACTCCCcaccctccagcccagcccaggagaAAGGAGGTCAACAAGAGGTGGAGGAAGGCTGAACGCCCTCTCccagcagaggagatggcagcagcagcccagctggaCAGACTCCAGCCTGA CCACCTTTCCCCACGAGCGGTCCAGGTCCTCAGAAGGCTGGAGCCGCATCAAGCACGGAGGGAAATCTACAGGAACGTTGCTGAGAACAACAGGCGGCATcaagagcagcagaggcagctcccCTG CACTAGATGCTGGTAccgcagcagaggggaaggtggCAGGAGTGACGGCTGTGGCAGTGGCTGTTAG